The Cygnus atratus isolate AKBS03 ecotype Queensland, Australia unplaced genomic scaffold, CAtr_DNAZoo_HiC_assembly HiC_scaffold_140, whole genome shotgun sequence DNA window ctcctctggCCCCCTTAATGCTTTCCCGTCGTCCTCCGTCTCCTCGTGGCACCCTTGATGTTCTTCTAGCCCCTGTCGCTCACTCCTGGTGCTCCTCATCCTCTCCTGATGTCCTCCATCCTCTCCTAGCATCCCAAATCCTCTCCTGACGTCCTCCGTTCCCTCTCggcaccccaaatcccctcctGACGTCCGTCCATCCTCTCCTAGCACCCCAAATCCTCTCCTGACGTCCTCCGTTCCCTCTCGGCACCCCAAATCCTCTCCTGACGTCCTCCATTCTCTCCTGACACCCCAACTCTCTTTTTATCGTCCCTTCTCCTCTCCCGACACCCCCGTATTTCCTCTCGCACCCCCGCCCCCAAGCCCCTTGGACCCCGAAACCCCATGCCCCCAAAACACTGTACCCCCCGACCCAGCGCCCCCGTAACGCCGCTGTCTCCGCAGCCTTCACCAGCCGGCTGAGCGGGAACCGGGGGGTGCAGTACACCCGCCTGGCCGTGCAGCGGGGCGGCACCTTCCACatggggggcagcagcagccacagcaggtaCGTGCAGGGGGGCGGAACCCGGCCCCACGGGGAGTTAAGGGGGGCCCCGCAAGGTTTGGGAGAGCCTCACGAGGTTCTGGGGAGCCCCACGAGCATCTGGGGAGCTCAGCAAGGTTCTGGGGAGCTCCTCGAGGTCCTTTGGAGCCCCACGGGGTTCTGGGGAGCCCTGTTATCATCTGGAGAGCCCCACGAGCATCTGGGGAGTTCCCCAAGGTCCTTTGAAGCTCCCTAAGCTTCTGGGGAGCCCCACAAGTATTTAGGGAGCCCCCCGAGCTCCCGAGGAACCTCCTGAGCACCTGGGGAGCCCCACGACGTTCTGGGGGGAGGTGACCAAAACTTCCGGGGGATTTTCCCAAGCTGTTGGGGGAGCAACATGACCTCTTGGGGGATCTTCCCAAGCTTTTGGGGATCTTCCCAAGCTTTTGGGGAGCAACACGAGGTTTTGGGGCGCTTCCCCCACCGATTTCTCCCCCCGCAGACCCTCGGGGAGCAGCGTGGACAGCCTCCTGCGCCTCCGGGGCCGGCTGCTGCTGGACCACGAAGCCCTCTCGtgcctcctggtgctgctcttCGTGGACGAGCCCAAGCTGAACACCAGCCGGCTCCACCGCGTCCTCCGCAACCTCTGCTACCACGCGCCCACCCGGGGCTGGGTGGTGCGCAGCCTCCTCTCCATCCTCCAGCGCAGCAGCGAGAGCGAGCTTTGCCTCGaagccccccgcgcccccccggcccccgaaGAACAACGTCCTCAGCGACGTGCCGGAGCCCGAACCGGCGCGACCGAGCCTCGAGCCCTCGATTTATTGCACCGGGTCGAAGCTCGAAGCTCCGGGCAGCTCTCCTGGCTTTCCGTGTCCATGGACGCCGCCCTCGGGTGCCGAACCAACATCTTCCAGATCCAGCGGGCTCCCGGGAGGAAGCACACGGAGAAgcacgccgccgccgccggctccgCCGTCCACATCCACCCCCAGGCCGCCCCTGTCGTCTGCCGCCACGTCCTCGACACCCTCATCCAGCTGGCCAAGGTGAGCcgggggttggggttggggggcTCTGGAGGACCTCGGGGTGCTCTGGGGGACGTCTTGGGGGTGTTTGGGTGCTCCTTGTTGGAGCtcggggggatttggggggctCTGGAGGACGTCTTTGGGGTGTTTGGGTGCTCCTGATTGGAACTCGGGGGCTTTCGGGTGCTTTGGAGCATATTGGGGTTCTCTGGAGCATGTCTTGGGAGTGTTCGGGTGCTCCTCGTTGGACcctggggggatttggggtgctcTGGAATACCTTGGGGTGCTCTGGAGCACGTCTTGAGGGTGTTGGGTTGCTCCTGAATGGAGctttgggggatttggggtgctcTGGAGGACCTTGGGGTGCTCTGGAGCACAACTTGGGGGTGTTGGGTTGCTCCTGAATGGAGctttgggggatttggggtgctcTGGAGGACCTCGGGGTGCTCTGGAGCATGTCTCAGGGGTGTTTGGGTGCTCCTTGTTGGAGTTtgaggggatttggggtgctCTGGAGCCCGTTTTGGGAGTGTTGGGATGATCCTAATCAGAGCtcagggggatttggggtgctcTGGAGGACATCTTGCGGGTGTTTGGGTGCTCCTGGTTGGACCTTGGGGGAATTTGGGGTGCTCTGGAGGACATCTTGGGGGTGTTTGGGTGCTCCTGGTTGGAGTTtgaggggatttggggtgctCTGGACCACCTTGGGGTGCACCAGACCCCACTGGGGTGCACCGGGCCATACTGGGGAGCCACCTGGGGGCCCCCAGGTGCACGTGGCGGGGGTTCAAttctccatttttcctttttgtaacttttttttttttttcttcctcttttcctccagGTCTTCCCCAGCCACTTCAcccagcagcggggccgggaAGCGGCGAGCGACGGCGAGCGGGACCGCGGCGGCGGGGGCACCGGCCCCAAAACGGGGGGCAGCCCTTGCCCGTCGGGGGGCGCCCCCCAAACCGTTACCGCTACCGCCACCACCTCCGTcaccgggccgggggggctctcCACCGATTTTTGGGACCTCCTGGTCAAGCTGGACAACATGAACGTCAGCCGCAAAGGCAAAGGCTCGGCAaaagcggggccgggggccgggggtcCCGAGGGGGAAGCTTTGGGGTTGGGGCTGGAGGCGTCCCCGCTGGGGCAGCTGATGAACATGTTGTCCCACGGCGTCATCCGCCGCAGCGCCCTCCTCACCGAAAAGCTCCTGCGCCTCCTCTCCCTCATCTCCATCGCCCTCCCCgagggggggaaagggggagaaggggcggccgccccccccggAACCGGGGCCggtgctgctgccgctgccgggggtccccccggtgcccccagcCCGCCCGCGGTGACGCcggccggggcggcggccggggcggccGTGGCGAGCGGTGGGACGGCggcaggcggcggcggtgcGGCGGCCGGTGAGTtgtgggggagaggggaacggggtggggagaggggaacggggacggggaggggTAAAAGGGGACGGGGAgagggggacggggaggggTAAAAGGGGACGGGGAGCGGGGAACGGGGACGGGGAGCGGGGaatggggtggggagaggggaatggggtggggagggggtaAAAGGGGACGGGGAGAGGGGAACGGGGACGGGGAGAAGGGaacggggacgggggggggtaaaaggggatggggagaggggaacGGAGACAGGAAGAGGGGaatggggtggggagagggaaaagggacGGGGAGAGGGGAATGGGGACGGGGAGATGGGAGTGgggacagggaaagggaaaaaaggggatggggagggggtaaaaggggacagggaggggggaaaaggggatggggagaggggaacggggacagggaaagggaaaaaaggagatggggagggggtaaaaggggatggggagaggggaacggggatggggagaggggaaaaggggacGGGGAGAGGggagtggggatggggagatgGTGAACGGggacagggaaaaggaaaaaaggggacggggagggggaAATGGGGACAAGGAGATGGGAACAGGgccagggaaagggaaaaaatgggaaggggagggggtaaaaggggatggggagaggggaatGGGACGGGGAAAGGGGAaatgggatggggagaggggaaaaaggggatgggagagaagaaaaaggggacggggagagaagaaaaaggggatggggagagggaaatggggggagggaaatgggagaggggaaaagggataggaggaaagggaaatggggatggggagaggggaaaaaggggacggggagagggagagggatggggagaggggaaaacaggatggggagagagaaaagggatggagatggggacaAGTATTGGGATGGGGAGATGGAAGCGAGGTGGAGACGAAGAAGGGGACACAAACGGGGGCAGGGCGTGATCGTGGCCACCCCGtctgtccccagctcccaccaAGAGCGCCAAGTCCCCGGCCaaggggggtgaggggggtggCGGGGGCAGCCCGGACCCCCGCATGGCGGCCACGGGACTGACCGagagccagctgcagctgtcGGTGGAGGTGAgttgaggggctgggggcttaCGGGGCGGGACAAGAGGGGGGGCACGGGGTTTGGGGCATCCCCAACTCCCCCTTTTTGGCCTCGACGCGACCTCCTCTTTTTGGCCTCGACGCCTCCTTCTTTTTGGCCTCGAGGCCTTCTTTTTTCGGCCTCGACGCCTCCTTTTTCTTGGCCTCGACGGACGCCTCCCTTTTCTTGGCCTCGACGCCTCCTTTTTTTACTTGGATGCCTCCCTTTTTCTGGCCTCGACGCCCCCTTTTCCGGCCTCGACGCCCCCTTTTCTGCCCTCACCGCCTCCTTTTGTTGTACCCAACGCCTCCTCTTTGCCCCCAAGGTGCTGACGTCGCACTCGTGCTCGGAGGAAGGCCTGGAGGACGCGGCCAAcgtcctcctgcagctctcgCGGGGCGACCCCGGCACCCGCGACACCGTCCTGCGCCTCCTGCTCAGCGGCGCCCGCCAGCTGGGTGCCACCCTCTGCCGGCAGATCGGTGAGGGTCCCGCCGCCGCGGGGAACCCCGGGGGGGTCGTGGGGGTCCCGCTGAcgtccccccccccttcaccaGGCACGCTGCTGGCGGAGCTGCGGGAGTACAACCTGGAGCAGCAGCGGCGGGCGCAGAGCGAGGCCCCGTCCCCCGAGGGGCTCCCCGACGAGCAGCCCCCCAGCGCCAAGCTCAAGGGGAAGATGCAGAGCCGGTGAgcggcccccgcggccccccccccggggtcccCGAGCTGCCTCTGGTGGTCTCTGCATCCCCCCAGCCTGTTAACTCTTGGCCCTACTGATAGCTCCTGGCCCTACTGATAAAACCTTACGTTAACTCTTGTCCCTACTGATGAAACTTTTCCCTCCTGTTAACTCTTGGCCCTACTGATGTAACTTTCGCCTCCTGTTAACTCTTGTCCCTACTGATAACTCTTGTTCATGCCATTAATTCCTGGCCCTCCTGTTAACTCTTGTCCCTACTGATGTAACTTTTCCCTCCTGTCAACTCTCGTCCCTACGGATTTAGCTCTCACCCCTACTGATACAACTCTCACGCTTCTGTTAACTCGTGTCCCTACTGATACAACTTGTGCCTCTTCCCGTTAACTCTCGCCCCTGCTGTTAACCCTTGCCCCTACTGAcaccccttctccctcccaccgccccccaccccctctAACGCCTGCCGACCCCCCCAGCTTCGACACGGCGGAGAGCGTGGTGATCGTGGCCTCGCAGAAGCGGGCGCTGGGCgggcgggagctgcagctgccctcCATGTCGGTGCTCACCTCCAAGACCTCCACGCAGCGCTTCTTCCTCCGCGTCCTGCAGGTCATCATCCAGCTCCGCGACGACACCCGCCGCGCGCACAAGAAAGCCAAGCAAGCCGGGCGCCTGGGTAAGGACCTGGGCAGGGGGGAGGACGCAACGGTGCTGGGAACCCCCCcgctttgttttttttttttttttttccctccgtCCCCCACCCTGGACCCAAGTTTTGGGGAGGCTGACGCCCTGTCCTCGCAGGTGCCGGGGGCCTCGGGGCGGCTGGCAGCATCCAGGCCGCCGTCCGGCAGCTGGAGGCCGAGGCCGACGCCATCATACAAATGGTACGTGAGGGCCAGAGGGCccggaggcagcagcaggcagacaCGGTTAGCACGGCCTCGCCCCCCGCATCCTcccccttcagcctcctcttcctcctcctcctcctccatcgCGTCCTCCGTTCCCTTCCCGCGCTGCCTCTTCGTCCTCTCCTTCGTCCTCcgtctcctcccttcccttcctgtgCTGCCTTCCTCTCTTGCTTCTCCCTCCTTACCCCATTCCCCCCATGGCCTTCCTccctcttcatcctcctcctcctcgtcaCGCtacttcctttcctcctcttcttccagcctcatccttccctcctgctcctttccATTCCTGCgctgcctcctctcctgcttctcCCCTACCCCATTTACCCCACAACCTTCCTCCCTCTTCATCCTcaacctcctcttcctccactcCCTTCCCCCCCTGCCTCCTCTtgcttctccccttccccattCACCCCACAACCTTCCTCCCTCTTCATCCTCAACCtcctcctctgttttttttcttccactgcctcctttcttcctcctctcccccagccttcctccctcctcctcttcatcctcatcttccctcctcctcctcgtcctcctccatCCCACGCTGCCACCaacctcctccccttcctccccatcccctcctcctctccccatccccatcctgcaCGTCCCCCTACACCGGTTTGGGGGTCggtggggggggctgggggtggcgcAGGGTCCCTGGGGGCCCCCCCTAACCCCcccacccctgtccccccccccaccagtcGGAGGCCGGGCCGGCGGACGGCGCTCCCCGCCGCGACGAGTCGCCCATGGACGTGGACCAGCCCTCGCCCGCCCCCCAGGACGCCCCCTCTGTGGGTGAGTGAGCCCCCTCCCCAGTTCAAAccagttcccccccccccgacttTGAACTGGTTCCCCTCCCAGTTTGCCCCACCTGGGGGGAACCGGGGTGCTCCCAGTCCCTACTGGGTGTACGGAAGGGGTCGGCGGCGCTGTGGGGCTGTGACCCCGTGTGTGTTTCCCCCCCCCAACCGCTAACCCTAAACCTCCCCCCCCAGGTTCGGAGGGGTCGCAGGGGGGGGAGCGGGATGAGCGGCCCCCCCCCGGAGCTGCCCCTGCTGAGCGAGCAGCTGTGCCTGGACGAGCTGTGGGACATGCTGGGGGAGTGCCTGAAGGAGCTCGAGGAGTCCCACGACCAGCACGCCGTGCtcggtgcggggctgggggggctcggggggggggggttggggggtggggaaggtgcttttggggGGCTTTGGCGAGTCACggaggggtttggggggctTAGGGGTGGATTaaggggatgggaaggggcTTTTAGGAGGGCTTTGGGAGGATTAGGGATGGGAAggggcttttgggggggggcttggggggtcATGGAAAGGTTTGTGGGGGTTAGGGAAGGATTAAGAGGATGGGAAGGGGCTTTTgggggggcttttggggggaTTAGGGATGGATTAAGGGGATAggaaggggatttgggggggctttggggggatTAGGGATGGGAAGGAGCTTTTGGGGGCGCTTGGGGGGTCACggaggggtttggggggtttAGGGGTGGATTAAGGGGATGGGAGGGGGCTTTTGGGGGGATTAGGGATAGATTAAGGGGATGGGAAGAGGTTTTTGGGAGGTCTTTGGGGGGATTAGGGATGGATTatggggatgggaaggggctTTTGTGGGTTCTTGGGATTAGGGATGGATTaaggggctgggaaggggttTTGGGGAGGTCTCTGAAGGGATTAGGGATGGATTATGGGGATAGGGGTGGGCTTTGGGGGGTTAGGGATGGATTaaggggatgggaaggggcTTTTGGGGGTTCTTCAGGGGGATTAGGAATGGATTAAGGGGATAGGGGTGGGCTTTGAGGGTTAGGGTTGGATTAAGGGGATGGGAAGGGTCATTTGGGAGGTGCTTTGGGGCTCAGGGAGGGATTCGGGGGGGTCGGGGTGGAtaaaggggatggggaggggcTTTTGGGGGGTCAGGGAGCGGTTTTGAGGATGTGAAGAAGCTTTTGAGGCAGTCTTTTGGTTTCAGAGACAGGTTTTGAGGACAGGAAGGGACTTTTGGGGAACGCTTCGGGCATCGGGGCTCTCTTAGGATCCTCGGATCCCACCCCCAACCCCCAGCACCGCTTTGGGGGTCCCTTAACCCCCTtaatccccccccccagtgctgcagccGGCGGTGGAAGCCTTCTTCTTGGTGCACGCCACGGAGCGGGAGAGCAAGCCCCCGGTGCGGGACACCCGCGAGAGCCAGCTGGCCCACATCAAGGACGAGCCCCCCCCGCTGTCCCCGGCCCCCCTGACCCCCGCCACCCCCTCCTCGCTCGACCCCTTCTTCTCCCGCGAGCCTTCCTCCATG harbors:
- the HUWE1 gene encoding LOW QUALITY PROTEIN: E3 ubiquitin-protein ligase HUWE1 (The sequence of the model RefSeq protein was modified relative to this genomic sequence to represent the inferred CDS: inserted 2 bases in 2 codons) produces the protein VKVPILARLEALRDEELDERREKRRRQAAEDEAKGTERGPEDKEGTEAGAQPPEQEEGGPGRPPPDAEATQMELSPAPTITSLSPERAEDSDALTAVSSALEGSPMDTSSLASCTLEEAGGGEAGGAPPPPQGPPGTPQGPPPAPPGPPDASHPTDDSSPPASSSESSSTRDSAVAISGADSRGILEEPLPSTSSEEEDPLAGISLPEGVDPSFLAALPDDIRREVLQNQLGIRPPARAPPTPSPAPPVVANPGLTEVSPEFLAALPPAIQEEVLAQQRAEQQRRELAQATSSDAPMDPVTFIQTLPSELRRSVLEDMEDSVLAVMPPDIAAEAQALRREQEARQRQLMHERLFGHSSTSALSAILRSPAFTSRLSGNRGVQYTRLAVQRGGTFHMGGSSSHSRPSGSSVDSLLRLRGRLLLDHEALSCLLVLLFVDEPKLNTSRLHRVLRNLCYHAPTRGWVVRSLLSILQRSSESELCLEAPRAPPAPEEQRPQRRAGARTGATEPRALDLLHRVEARSSGQLSWLSVSMDAALGCRTNIFQIQRAPGRKHTEKHAAAAGSAVHIHPQAAPVVCRHVLDTLIQLAKVFPSHFTQQRGREAASDGERDRGGGGTGPKTGGSPCPSGGAPQTVTATATTSVTGPGGLSTDFWDLLVKLDNMNVSRKGKGSAKAGPGAGGPEGEALGLGLEASPLGQLMNMLSHGVIRRSALLTEKLLRLLSLISIALPEGGKGGEGAAAPPGTGAGAAAAAGGPPGAPSPPAVTPAGAAAGAAVASGGTAAGGGGAAAAPTKSAKSPAKGGEGGGGGSPDPRMAATGLTESQLQLSVEVLTSHSCSEEGLEDAANVLLQLSRGDPGTRDTVLRLLLSGARQLGATLCRQIGTLLAELREYNLEQQRRAQSEAPSPEGLPDEQPPSAKLKGKMQSRFDTAESVVIVASQKRALGGRELQLPSMSVLTSKTSTQRFFLRVLQVIIQLRDDTRRAHKKAKQAGRLGAGGLGAAGSIQAAVRQLEAEADAIIQMVREGQRARRQQQADTSEAGPADGAPRRDESPMDVDQPSPAPQDAPSVGSEGSQGGERDERPXPPELPLLSEQLCLDELWDMLGECLKELEESHDQHAVLVLQPAVEAFFLVHATERESKPPVRDTRESQLAHIKDEPPPLSPAPLTPATPSSLDPFFSREPSSMHISASLPPDTQKFLRFAETHRTVLNQILRQSTTHLADGPFAVLVDYIRVLDFDVKRKYFRQELERLDEGLRKEDMAVHVRRDHVFEDSYRELHRKSPEEMKNRLYIVFEGEEGQDAGGLLREWYMIISREMFNPMYALFRTSPGDRVTYTINPSSHCNPNHLSYFKFVGRIVAKAVYDNRLLECYFTRSFYKHILGKSVRYTDMESEDYHFYQGLVYLLENDVSTLGYDLTFSTEVQEFGVCEVRDLKPNGANVLVTEENKKEYVHLVCQMRMTGAIRKQLAAFLEGFYEIIPKRLISIFTEQELELLISGLPTIDIDDLKANTEYHKYQGNSIQIQWFWRALRSFDQADRAKFLQFVTGTSKVPLQGFAALEGMNGIQKFQIHRDDRSTDRLPSAHTCFNQLDLPAYESYEKLRQMLLLAIQECSEGFGLA